A genomic region of Raphanus sativus cultivar WK10039 chromosome 6, ASM80110v3, whole genome shotgun sequence contains the following coding sequences:
- the LOC108807070 gene encoding uncharacterized protein LOC108807070 isoform X2, which yields MCDEFVEETGIYIVLYDRAGYGESDPNPKRSLKSEASDVQELADGLQIRSRFYLIGVSMGSYTVWSCLKHIPQRLAGVAMVAPVVNYRWPSIPKSLMKNDYRREVLKWSFWIAKYFPGLLHWWVTQNMFPTTSMLEKTPANYFNDQDIEVLKHTKGFPMLTKERLREQGVFETLRSDFLVAFADWDFDPADLPDPFTSGPEKSPSSVHIWQGYEDKVIPFQLQRCLCHKLAWIKYHEVPKGGHLIVHYEGVCDAILKSLLLGEDLPMYEPKAVVTEP from the exons ATGTGTGAT GAGTTTGTAGAAGAAACTGGGATATACATTGTGCTATACGATCGAGCTGGCTATGGAGAGAGCGATCCAAATCCGAAACGTTCGCTGAAGAGTGAAGCTTCCGATGTTCAAGAACTGGCGGATGGGTTACAGATTAGATCAAGGTTTTATTTGATCGGAGTCTCGATGGGTTCATACACCGTTTGGAGTTGCCTCAAACATATTCCCCAAAG GCTAGCAGGAGTGGCGATGGTAGCTCCCGTAGTAAACTACCGGTGGCCGTCGATTCCAAAGAGTTTGATGAAAAATGATTACAGAAGAGAAGTGTTAAAATGGTCTTTTTGGATTGCTAAATATTTCCCTGGACTGCTTCATTGGTGGGTGACTCAAAACATGTTTCCTACAACTTCAATGCTAGAGAAAACCCCTGCTAATTATTTCAACGACCAAGATATCGAAGTCCTCAAGCACACTAAAGGCTTCCCAATGCTCACTAAG GAGAGGTTACGAGAACAGGGCGTTTTTGAGACGCTGAGAAGCGACTTTTTGGTGGCGTTTGCTGACTGGGACTTCGACCCGGCAGACCTACCGGACCCGTTTACGTCCGGACCAGAGAAGAGCCCTTCCTCTGTTCACATATGGCAAGGCTACGAAGACAAAGTAATACCGTTTCAGCTGCAGAGATGCTTGTGCCACAAGCTAGCATGGATCAAGTACCATGAGGTTCCTAAAGGAGGTCACTTGATCGTGCACTATGAAGGAGTCTGCGACGCGATCTTGAAATCGCTCCTTCTAGGAGAAGATCTTCCAATGTACGAGCCCAAAGCTGTGGTAACTGAACCTTAA
- the LOC108813174 gene encoding protein HIRA isoform X1, producing the protein MIAEKPVWVKHEGLQQIFSIDVQPNGERFATGGGDHKVRIWNMKSVDKELQNLDPKERLLATLRDHFGSVNCVRWAKHGRYVASGSDDNVIQVHERKPGSGTTEFGSGEAPDVENWKAVMTLRGHTADVVDINWSPDDSMLASGSLDNTVHIWNMRTGICTTVLRGHMSLVKGVTWDPVGSFLASQSDDKSVIIWRTTDWSMAHRTLGHWEKSLGTTFFRRLGWSPCGHFITTTHGFQKPRHSAPVLERGEWSESFDFLGHNAPIVVVKFNHSMFKRTTTSSGAQRAVMSNGSSKSVGKDLQPYNVIAIGSQDRTITVWTTASPRPLFVAKHFFGQSVVDLSWSPDGYSLFACSLDGTVAMIHFEPKELGVRLTDTELDELKKNRYGDVRGRQANLVESPAQLLLETVSTKLAGSKRASSDVQENQVTTTKPPPSANAESAAKKRKSSSQVDGNDQNKTEEADTLSKASTPNRVSNPVNQKVYRRPDGRKRIIPEAVGVPQQENNISINEHSSNFPPAPSPAPPSKIGSRDLPAGTSIKDSSTAKEIAIINNERPRNTARATISESLVIEKVPGASPRDGVLNVEQSVGVKGSSASSTGLLIRVFDWKQGEEATAPVCLEACPKEYALDTVGVVSTSTVKETEVICKRSGETLWSDRIMGSVTVLAGNPNFWAVGCEDGSLQVYTKCGRRAMPTMMMGSAATFIDCDDSWKLLLVTRKGSLYMWDLFNRKCILHDSLSSLVSSDTNLSSTVQGTIKVISVKLSKSGSPLVVLATRHAFLFDTSLMCWLRVADDCFPASNFSSSWSLGSAPCGELAGLQVDVRKYMARKPGWNRIADDGVQTRAHLESQFASSLALESPNEYRHCLLAYVRFLAREADESRLREVCESFLGPPTGMAEATTSDTNLSWDPYVLGVKKHKLLRNDILPAMASNRKVQRLLSEFMDLLSEYENTEVAEAATKGSEPTINCSGVPSSLDQMDSDPPAVTATTPLTIDNDKQVSLETGVMCEKQGSEAQERHDQNLRDPGA; encoded by the exons atgatTGCGGAGAAACCGGTTTGGGTAAAACACGAAGGATTGCAGCAGATTTTCTCCATTGATGTTCAACCAAACGGTGAACGCTTTGCCACAGGCGGTGGTGATCACAag gtgAGGATATGGAACATGAAGTCAGTGGACAAGGAATTGCAAAACCTGGATCCAAAAGAGAGGCTTCTCGCGACGCTCCGCGATCACTTTGGGTCAGTCAACTGCGTGAGGTGGGCGAAACACGGGAGGTACGTGGCGTCCGGTTCTGACGACAATGTGATTCAAGTTCACGAGAGGAAGCCTGGTTCTGGCACTACTGAGTTTGGTAGTGGAGAAGCCCCTGATGTCGAGAACTGGAAAGCTGTTATGACTCTTAGGGGACACACTGCCGATGTg GTGGATATCAATTGGTCACCAGATGATTCAATGCTGGCAAGTGGGAGCTTGGACAACACCGTCCATATATGGAACATGCGCACTGGCATTTGCACTACTGTTCTCAGGGGTCACATGAGCTTGGTCAAAGGTGTTACCTGGGATCCTGTCGGCTCCTTTCTCGCTAGCCAATCTGATGACAAATCTGTCATTATTTGGCGAACTACCGATTGGAGCATGGCTCACAGAACTCTTGGTCACTGGGAAAAATCG CTGGGAACCACATTTTTCAGGCGACTTGGGTGGTCTCCTTGTGGCCACTTCATAACCACCACTCACGGGTTTCAGAAGCCGAGGCATTCTGCTCCGGTTTTAGAAAGAGGGGAATGGTCTGAATCATTTGACTTCTTAGGTCATAATGCTCCGATCGTTGTTGTGAAGTTCAATCATTCAATGTTTAAGAGAACCACCACTTCTAGCGGTGCCCAACGAGCTGTGATGAGCAATGGGAGTTCCAAATCAGTGGGCAAAGATCTTCAGCCGTACAACGTTATTGCAATAGGGAGCCAAGACCGCACTATAACCGTGTGGACAACTGCAAGTCCCCGCCCTCTTTTCGTCGCTAAGCATTTCTTTGGCCAAAGTGTTGTCGATCTATCTTG GAGTCCAGACGGATATTCACTTTTTGCATGTTCCTTAGACGGAACAGTGGCGATGATTCACTTTGAACCAAAAGAACTTGGTGTCAGGCTAACAGATACTGAGCTTGACGAATTGAAGAAGAATCGTTATGGGGATGTAAGAGGCCGGCAAGCAAACTTAGTGGAGAGCCCAGCTCAGTTATTACTCGAAACAGTCTCCACAAAGCTAGCCGGTAGTAAGAGGGCGTCTTCAGATGTTCAAGAAAACCAGGTGACAACAACGAAACCACCACCCTCTGCAAACGCGGAGAGTGCTGCAAAGAAACGTAAGTCCTCCTCCCAGGTCGATGGTAATGATCAGAATAAGACAGAAGAGGCTGATACATTGAGTAAAGCTTCAACTCCAAATCGGGTATCTAATCCCGTGAATCAGAAAGTGTATAGAAGGCCTGATGGAAGAAAGAGGATCATCCCTGAAGCCGTAGGAGTTCCCCAGCAGGAGAACAATATCTCCATTAACGAGCATTCCAGTAATTTTCCGCCAGCTCCCTCTCCTGCTCCTCCTAGTAAGATAGGTAGTAGGGACCTTCCTGCGGGGACTAGCATCAAGGACTCATCCACCGCGAAAGAGATAGCGATCATTAACAACGAGCGTCCAAGGAATACAGCTCGTGCTACCATTTCTGAGAGCCTTGTTATCGAGAAGGTTCCTGGAGCCTCTCCTAGAGATGGAGTTTTAAATGTTGAGCAATCTGTAGGTGTAAAGGGATCTTCTGCCTCTAGCACAGGTCTGTTGATAAGGGTGTTTGACTGGAAACAAGGGGAAGAAGCCACCGCCCCTGTTTGCTTAGAAGCTTGTCCAAAGGAGTACGCGTTGGACACTGTTGGTGTAGTAAGTACATCTACCGTCAAGGAAACAGAGGTTATTTGCAAAAGATCAGGTGAAACTCTTTGGTCTGATCGGATTATGGGGAGTGTCACAGTTTTGGCTGGCAATCCAAACTTTTGGGCCGTTGGGTGCGAAGATGGAAGCCTCCAG GTTTACACAAAATGTGGAAGGCGTGCGATGCCTACAATGATGATGGGATCTGCTGCAACATTCATAGATTGTGACGATAGCTGGAAACTGCTGCTTGTCACGAGAAAAGGATCGTTATACATGTGGGATCTATTCAATAGGAAATGCATCCTCCATGACTCTTTATCATCTTTGGTTTCTTCCGATACCAATTTATCGTCCACCGTACAAG GTACGATAAAAGTCATATCTGTGAAATTATCGAAGTCTGGTTCTCCACTTGTTGTTCTAGCCACACGACATGCATTCCTCTTCGATACGAGTCTAATGTGCTGGCTGAGAGTGGCTGACGACTGCTTCCCTGCCTCGAATTTCAGTAGCTCCTGGAGTTTGGGCTCAGCTCCATGCGGAGAGCTTGCTGGCTTGCAGGTTGATGTGAGAAAGTACATGGCTAGAAAGCCAGGATGGAACAG GATAGCTGATGATGGAGTGCAAACACGTGCACATTTGGAATCTCAATTTGCATCCTCTCTTGCGTTGGAGTCTCCTAACGAGTACCGCCACTGCCTCCTCGCCTATGTTAGGTTTCTAGCTAG AGAGGCAGACGAGTCAAGACTAAGAGAAGTGTGCGAGAGCTTTCTTGGACCTCCTACTGGTATGGCTGAAGCAACAACCTCAGACACAAACTTGTCTTGGGATCCATATGTTCTG GGGGTGAAGAAGCATAAACTATTGAGAAACGATATTCTTCCTGCAATGGCCTCAAACAGGAAGGTGCAGCGTCTACTCAGTGAGTTTATGGATCTGTTATCTGAATACGAAAACACAGAAGTAGCAGAAGCTGCAACTAAGGGGTCGGAACCAACCATAAACTGTAGTGGAGTCCCATCTTCACTGGATCAAATGGATTCTGATCCTCCAGCAGTGACAGCTACAACTCCTTTGACAATAGACAATGACAAACAGGTTTCTTTGGAGACGGGTGTGATGTGTGAGAAACAGGGCTCTGAAGCCCAGGAAAGGCACGACCAGAATTTAAGAGACCCGGGTGCTTGA
- the LOC108807070 gene encoding uncharacterized protein LOC108807070 isoform X3, which translates to MGSYTVWSCLKHIPQRLAGVAMVAPVVNYRWPSIPKSLMKNDYRREVLKWSFWIAKYFPGLLHWWVTQNMFPTTSMLEKTPANYFNDQDIEVLKHTKGFPMLTKERLREQGVFETLRSDFLVAFADWDFDPADLPDPFTSGPEKSPSSVHIWQGYEDKVIPFQLQRCLCHKLAWIKYHEVPKGGHLIVHYEGVCDAILKSLLLGEDLPMYEPKAVVTEP; encoded by the exons ATGGGTTCATACACCGTTTGGAGTTGCCTCAAACATATTCCCCAAAG GCTAGCAGGAGTGGCGATGGTAGCTCCCGTAGTAAACTACCGGTGGCCGTCGATTCCAAAGAGTTTGATGAAAAATGATTACAGAAGAGAAGTGTTAAAATGGTCTTTTTGGATTGCTAAATATTTCCCTGGACTGCTTCATTGGTGGGTGACTCAAAACATGTTTCCTACAACTTCAATGCTAGAGAAAACCCCTGCTAATTATTTCAACGACCAAGATATCGAAGTCCTCAAGCACACTAAAGGCTTCCCAATGCTCACTAAG GAGAGGTTACGAGAACAGGGCGTTTTTGAGACGCTGAGAAGCGACTTTTTGGTGGCGTTTGCTGACTGGGACTTCGACCCGGCAGACCTACCGGACCCGTTTACGTCCGGACCAGAGAAGAGCCCTTCCTCTGTTCACATATGGCAAGGCTACGAAGACAAAGTAATACCGTTTCAGCTGCAGAGATGCTTGTGCCACAAGCTAGCATGGATCAAGTACCATGAGGTTCCTAAAGGAGGTCACTTGATCGTGCACTATGAAGGAGTCTGCGACGCGATCTTGAAATCGCTCCTTCTAGGAGAAGATCTTCCAATGTACGAGCCCAAAGCTGTGGTAACTGAACCTTAA
- the LOC108813174 gene encoding protein HIRA isoform X2 codes for MLASGSLDNTVHIWNMRTGICTTVLRGHMSLVKGVTWDPVGSFLASQSDDKSVIIWRTTDWSMAHRTLGHWEKSLGTTFFRRLGWSPCGHFITTTHGFQKPRHSAPVLERGEWSESFDFLGHNAPIVVVKFNHSMFKRTTTSSGAQRAVMSNGSSKSVGKDLQPYNVIAIGSQDRTITVWTTASPRPLFVAKHFFGQSVVDLSWSPDGYSLFACSLDGTVAMIHFEPKELGVRLTDTELDELKKNRYGDVRGRQANLVESPAQLLLETVSTKLAGSKRASSDVQENQVTTTKPPPSANAESAAKKRKSSSQVDGNDQNKTEEADTLSKASTPNRVSNPVNQKVYRRPDGRKRIIPEAVGVPQQENNISINEHSSNFPPAPSPAPPSKIGSRDLPAGTSIKDSSTAKEIAIINNERPRNTARATISESLVIEKVPGASPRDGVLNVEQSVGVKGSSASSTGLLIRVFDWKQGEEATAPVCLEACPKEYALDTVGVVSTSTVKETEVICKRSGETLWSDRIMGSVTVLAGNPNFWAVGCEDGSLQVYTKCGRRAMPTMMMGSAATFIDCDDSWKLLLVTRKGSLYMWDLFNRKCILHDSLSSLVSSDTNLSSTVQGTIKVISVKLSKSGSPLVVLATRHAFLFDTSLMCWLRVADDCFPASNFSSSWSLGSAPCGELAGLQVDVRKYMARKPGWNRIADDGVQTRAHLESQFASSLALESPNEYRHCLLAYVRFLAREADESRLREVCESFLGPPTGMAEATTSDTNLSWDPYVLGVKKHKLLRNDILPAMASNRKVQRLLSEFMDLLSEYENTEVAEAATKGSEPTINCSGVPSSLDQMDSDPPAVTATTPLTIDNDKQVSLETGVMCEKQGSEAQERHDQNLRDPGA; via the exons ATGCTGGCAAGTGGGAGCTTGGACAACACCGTCCATATATGGAACATGCGCACTGGCATTTGCACTACTGTTCTCAGGGGTCACATGAGCTTGGTCAAAGGTGTTACCTGGGATCCTGTCGGCTCCTTTCTCGCTAGCCAATCTGATGACAAATCTGTCATTATTTGGCGAACTACCGATTGGAGCATGGCTCACAGAACTCTTGGTCACTGGGAAAAATCG CTGGGAACCACATTTTTCAGGCGACTTGGGTGGTCTCCTTGTGGCCACTTCATAACCACCACTCACGGGTTTCAGAAGCCGAGGCATTCTGCTCCGGTTTTAGAAAGAGGGGAATGGTCTGAATCATTTGACTTCTTAGGTCATAATGCTCCGATCGTTGTTGTGAAGTTCAATCATTCAATGTTTAAGAGAACCACCACTTCTAGCGGTGCCCAACGAGCTGTGATGAGCAATGGGAGTTCCAAATCAGTGGGCAAAGATCTTCAGCCGTACAACGTTATTGCAATAGGGAGCCAAGACCGCACTATAACCGTGTGGACAACTGCAAGTCCCCGCCCTCTTTTCGTCGCTAAGCATTTCTTTGGCCAAAGTGTTGTCGATCTATCTTG GAGTCCAGACGGATATTCACTTTTTGCATGTTCCTTAGACGGAACAGTGGCGATGATTCACTTTGAACCAAAAGAACTTGGTGTCAGGCTAACAGATACTGAGCTTGACGAATTGAAGAAGAATCGTTATGGGGATGTAAGAGGCCGGCAAGCAAACTTAGTGGAGAGCCCAGCTCAGTTATTACTCGAAACAGTCTCCACAAAGCTAGCCGGTAGTAAGAGGGCGTCTTCAGATGTTCAAGAAAACCAGGTGACAACAACGAAACCACCACCCTCTGCAAACGCGGAGAGTGCTGCAAAGAAACGTAAGTCCTCCTCCCAGGTCGATGGTAATGATCAGAATAAGACAGAAGAGGCTGATACATTGAGTAAAGCTTCAACTCCAAATCGGGTATCTAATCCCGTGAATCAGAAAGTGTATAGAAGGCCTGATGGAAGAAAGAGGATCATCCCTGAAGCCGTAGGAGTTCCCCAGCAGGAGAACAATATCTCCATTAACGAGCATTCCAGTAATTTTCCGCCAGCTCCCTCTCCTGCTCCTCCTAGTAAGATAGGTAGTAGGGACCTTCCTGCGGGGACTAGCATCAAGGACTCATCCACCGCGAAAGAGATAGCGATCATTAACAACGAGCGTCCAAGGAATACAGCTCGTGCTACCATTTCTGAGAGCCTTGTTATCGAGAAGGTTCCTGGAGCCTCTCCTAGAGATGGAGTTTTAAATGTTGAGCAATCTGTAGGTGTAAAGGGATCTTCTGCCTCTAGCACAGGTCTGTTGATAAGGGTGTTTGACTGGAAACAAGGGGAAGAAGCCACCGCCCCTGTTTGCTTAGAAGCTTGTCCAAAGGAGTACGCGTTGGACACTGTTGGTGTAGTAAGTACATCTACCGTCAAGGAAACAGAGGTTATTTGCAAAAGATCAGGTGAAACTCTTTGGTCTGATCGGATTATGGGGAGTGTCACAGTTTTGGCTGGCAATCCAAACTTTTGGGCCGTTGGGTGCGAAGATGGAAGCCTCCAG GTTTACACAAAATGTGGAAGGCGTGCGATGCCTACAATGATGATGGGATCTGCTGCAACATTCATAGATTGTGACGATAGCTGGAAACTGCTGCTTGTCACGAGAAAAGGATCGTTATACATGTGGGATCTATTCAATAGGAAATGCATCCTCCATGACTCTTTATCATCTTTGGTTTCTTCCGATACCAATTTATCGTCCACCGTACAAG GTACGATAAAAGTCATATCTGTGAAATTATCGAAGTCTGGTTCTCCACTTGTTGTTCTAGCCACACGACATGCATTCCTCTTCGATACGAGTCTAATGTGCTGGCTGAGAGTGGCTGACGACTGCTTCCCTGCCTCGAATTTCAGTAGCTCCTGGAGTTTGGGCTCAGCTCCATGCGGAGAGCTTGCTGGCTTGCAGGTTGATGTGAGAAAGTACATGGCTAGAAAGCCAGGATGGAACAG GATAGCTGATGATGGAGTGCAAACACGTGCACATTTGGAATCTCAATTTGCATCCTCTCTTGCGTTGGAGTCTCCTAACGAGTACCGCCACTGCCTCCTCGCCTATGTTAGGTTTCTAGCTAG AGAGGCAGACGAGTCAAGACTAAGAGAAGTGTGCGAGAGCTTTCTTGGACCTCCTACTGGTATGGCTGAAGCAACAACCTCAGACACAAACTTGTCTTGGGATCCATATGTTCTG GGGGTGAAGAAGCATAAACTATTGAGAAACGATATTCTTCCTGCAATGGCCTCAAACAGGAAGGTGCAGCGTCTACTCAGTGAGTTTATGGATCTGTTATCTGAATACGAAAACACAGAAGTAGCAGAAGCTGCAACTAAGGGGTCGGAACCAACCATAAACTGTAGTGGAGTCCCATCTTCACTGGATCAAATGGATTCTGATCCTCCAGCAGTGACAGCTACAACTCCTTTGACAATAGACAATGACAAACAGGTTTCTTTGGAGACGGGTGTGATGTGTGAGAAACAGGGCTCTGAAGCCCAGGAAAGGCACGACCAGAATTTAAGAGACCCGGGTGCTTGA
- the LOC108807070 gene encoding uncharacterized protein LOC108807070 isoform X1, protein MADQPPNPQNRIKLRDGRYLAYKERGIPKDDAKFTIVLVHGFGSSKDMNFNVSQEFVEETGIYIVLYDRAGYGESDPNPKRSLKSEASDVQELADGLQIRSRFYLIGVSMGSYTVWSCLKHIPQRLAGVAMVAPVVNYRWPSIPKSLMKNDYRREVLKWSFWIAKYFPGLLHWWVTQNMFPTTSMLEKTPANYFNDQDIEVLKHTKGFPMLTKERLREQGVFETLRSDFLVAFADWDFDPADLPDPFTSGPEKSPSSVHIWQGYEDKVIPFQLQRCLCHKLAWIKYHEVPKGGHLIVHYEGVCDAILKSLLLGEDLPMYEPKAVVTEP, encoded by the exons ATGGCTGATCAACCTCCAAATCCCCAAAATAGAATCAAACTTCGTGATGGTAGATACTTGGCTTACAAGGAAAGAGGTATCCCCAAGGATGATGCCAAGTTCACCATCGTTCTTGTACATGGATTTGGTAGCTCTAAAGACATGAACTTCAATGTCTCACAA GAGTTTGTAGAAGAAACTGGGATATACATTGTGCTATACGATCGAGCTGGCTATGGAGAGAGCGATCCAAATCCGAAACGTTCGCTGAAGAGTGAAGCTTCCGATGTTCAAGAACTGGCGGATGGGTTACAGATTAGATCAAGGTTTTATTTGATCGGAGTCTCGATGGGTTCATACACCGTTTGGAGTTGCCTCAAACATATTCCCCAAAG GCTAGCAGGAGTGGCGATGGTAGCTCCCGTAGTAAACTACCGGTGGCCGTCGATTCCAAAGAGTTTGATGAAAAATGATTACAGAAGAGAAGTGTTAAAATGGTCTTTTTGGATTGCTAAATATTTCCCTGGACTGCTTCATTGGTGGGTGACTCAAAACATGTTTCCTACAACTTCAATGCTAGAGAAAACCCCTGCTAATTATTTCAACGACCAAGATATCGAAGTCCTCAAGCACACTAAAGGCTTCCCAATGCTCACTAAG GAGAGGTTACGAGAACAGGGCGTTTTTGAGACGCTGAGAAGCGACTTTTTGGTGGCGTTTGCTGACTGGGACTTCGACCCGGCAGACCTACCGGACCCGTTTACGTCCGGACCAGAGAAGAGCCCTTCCTCTGTTCACATATGGCAAGGCTACGAAGACAAAGTAATACCGTTTCAGCTGCAGAGATGCTTGTGCCACAAGCTAGCATGGATCAAGTACCATGAGGTTCCTAAAGGAGGTCACTTGATCGTGCACTATGAAGGAGTCTGCGACGCGATCTTGAAATCGCTCCTTCTAGGAGAAGATCTTCCAATGTACGAGCCCAAAGCTGTGGTAACTGAACCTTAA